A region from the Ichthyobacterium seriolicida genome encodes:
- the secG gene encoding preprotein translocase subunit SecG, giving the protein MGVYALLVILIVVICMLLVLVVLVQNPSGGGLSSTFGASATNVVGVQKANDFLEKSTWILFSLLVVLVVSSNFVIQNEIPVSDVEEHIENLYLPDVDPIAAPLSDDSLQTDTDVDADSSSEKSDKDPSVKE; this is encoded by the coding sequence ATGGGAGTTTATGCATTATTGGTGATACTGATAGTAGTCATTTGTATGTTATTGGTGTTGGTTGTTCTAGTTCAAAATCCAAGTGGAGGAGGCTTATCTTCAACTTTTGGAGCAAGCGCTACTAATGTGGTAGGAGTGCAAAAAGCTAATGATTTTTTAGAAAAAAGTACATGGATTTTGTTCTCTCTGTTAGTCGTGTTAGTTGTATCATCTAATTTTGTTATACAAAATGAAATTCCAGTTTCTGATGTGGAAGAACATATTGAAAATTTGTATTTGCCAGATGTAGATCCTATTGCAGCTCCTTTAAGTGATGATTCATTACAAACTGATACTGATGTTGATGCTGATTCTTCTTCGGAGAAGAGTGATAAAGATCCTTCAGTTAAGGAATAG
- a CDS encoding ChuX/HutX family heme-like substrate-binding protein yields the protein MNDTTININSGLKERWETFKNLNPNKRIKDAAEELEVSELELLSTMCGDSVIRLQPRFKEILTEIKSLGKVMALTRNEYCVHEVKGVYKNPIFKDDNLGLFLGEIDLRFFFKSLA from the coding sequence ATGAACGATACTACTATAAATATAAATTCTGGTTTAAAAGAGAGGTGGGAGACATTTAAAAACCTAAATCCCAATAAGAGGATTAAAGATGCTGCCGAAGAATTAGAGGTTAGTGAATTAGAGTTATTGAGCACCATGTGTGGAGACTCTGTAATTAGGTTACAGCCTAGATTTAAAGAAATATTAACAGAAATCAAATCCCTGGGCAAGGTCATGGCGTTGACTCGTAATGAGTATTGTGTACATGAAGTAAAAGGAGTTTATAAAAACCCTATATTTAAAGACGATAACTTAGGATTATTTTTAGGAGAAATAGATCTTAGATTTTTTTTTAAGTCACTGGCATAG
- a CDS encoding KdsC family phosphatase: MSNNYKELFSRVETFIFDVDGVMTDGKVNVISENNWARQMNIKDGYAINLAIKQGYNFCIISSGSNLLVKSRLQKLGITDFFFSCFDKLEAYEDYISTYDIREENTLYMGDDMPDYPVMKRVGVPACPNDAAIDIKNISKYISPYNGGNGCVRDVLEQIMRVQGKWIIPE, translated from the coding sequence ATGAGTAATAATTATAAAGAGCTCTTTTCAAGAGTGGAGACTTTTATTTTTGATGTTGATGGGGTCATGACCGATGGAAAAGTCAATGTCATATCAGAGAATAATTGGGCTCGGCAGATGAATATTAAGGATGGATACGCTATAAATCTAGCCATTAAGCAAGGTTATAACTTCTGTATAATTTCAAGTGGTTCTAATTTACTCGTTAAGAGTAGATTACAAAAGTTAGGAATAACAGATTTCTTTTTTTCTTGTTTTGATAAGCTAGAAGCGTATGAAGATTATATAAGTACTTACGATATAAGGGAGGAAAACACTCTTTACATGGGCGATGATATGCCTGATTATCCAGTTATGAAAAGAGTAGGGGTGCCTGCTTGTCCTAATGATGCCGCTATAGATATAAAAAATATATCTAAATATATATCGCCTTATAATGGAGGGAATGGATGTGTTAGAGATGTTTTAGAACAAATTATGAGGGTTCAAGGTAAATGGATTATCCCTGAGTGA
- a CDS encoding lysophospholipid acyltransferase family protein yields the protein MFFFIRTLSKLPFPFLYFISDILYFVMYRIVKYRKKVVFENLKKSFPKKTNKEIKEISKKFYKHLSDMTIEIFKPISIKKEVFISRMRQDNIELLDEFIDKGRSIIMVTGHYANWEWISELPLVLKNKETQIKAVYNPIRNRSIDKLVVSSRTAFGLEVFTMDEIQKMMLRDRNKKSIYYFVADQSPHIDNISGYINFLNQDTPVFTGVERISKMFDFVVVYMDVQKIKRGYYNTTFRLLFENPRDTEKLEITKEVFKTLENSIRKKPEYWLWSHRRWKHSRDAF from the coding sequence ATGTTTTTCTTTATAAGAACTCTATCAAAATTACCTTTTCCTTTTCTGTATTTTATATCTGATATATTATATTTCGTAATGTATAGGATAGTCAAGTATAGAAAAAAGGTAGTTTTTGAAAACCTAAAAAAATCTTTTCCCAAAAAGACAAATAAAGAGATAAAGGAAATTTCCAAGAAATTTTATAAGCATCTATCAGATATGACAATAGAAATTTTCAAACCTATATCGATTAAAAAGGAAGTTTTTATCAGTAGAATGCGCCAAGATAATATTGAATTATTAGATGAGTTTATAGATAAGGGTAGAAGTATTATCATGGTAACAGGACATTATGCAAACTGGGAATGGATTTCTGAATTACCTTTGGTACTAAAAAATAAAGAGACTCAAATTAAAGCTGTTTATAATCCTATTAGAAATAGATCTATAGATAAATTAGTCGTGTCTAGCAGAACGGCATTTGGATTGGAAGTATTCACTATGGATGAGATTCAAAAGATGATGTTAAGAGATAGAAACAAAAAATCCATATACTATTTCGTAGCTGATCAAAGTCCACATATTGATAATATTAGCGGTTATATTAATTTTTTAAATCAAGATACTCCAGTTTTTACTGGGGTGGAGAGGATCTCTAAAATGTTTGATTTTGTAGTTGTATATATGGACGTTCAAAAAATCAAAAGGGGATATTACAATACTACATTCAGATTATTATTCGAAAATCCTAGAGATACAGAGAAATTAGAGATAACAAAAGAGGTCTTTAAAACTCTTGAGAATTCTATAAGAAAAAAACCTGAGTATTGGCTATGGTCTCATAGAAGATGGAAACACAGTAGAGATGCTTTTTAA
- a CDS encoding lamin tail domain-containing protein, translated as MIRILCFLLVFPWQLYSQVIDDFSNKDISTNPRWEGERDKFKVNEHGQLQLNDLSKSKKAYLCTESTLSNHIIWEFYCAYSGNPSSSNNTLIYLISDNQNLTESLNGFCIKIGGESGVKDKISLYKQKGKIKSKLFQSDNGQKILNSKNKLSLRLRITYTDGAWSFFADKEGGENFVSIGTYRGIIDVNPMYFGILVQFSKTKNMHFFFDDISIRQEGNSSTEIEQVKIIGVDSIQISLSDKVKRTSALSNSNYQLSEIGPPASVIYNEKEKNIKLYFSKIMTEGKRYTLHIRNLEGENGNKNPDFIKNNLFYELPVPKLNSIEVLNPKLLKLNFNIPIQEDQVEFKSDLLTFGLRSWSDENRVLELHLSDSSIIPNNMYLLDVTKLFSKRKSNFPVKKAEPHKRQFLIKMPKPHINSLKIMTDSTFVIKFSTPMDPISATNRNNYILTNNTVVNKAIYNRENRTVEILLNKKLSSNISYDIIVKPILAEKFKGFTGLKTRSIKTSLSFRVLDLKILKASFLSPSQLSIVFNMDINKNSVKEQNVLIDKMKVASIHVNKRSITIDALDGNFELNTNYKIKLKGIEANDISGFKIPKLDTVISVIKEIAPPYLQKIELKDQRIVKLFFNCVLSDSSLDISNYTVNKNIGMPKEVIKKGNILSLVFDDNFPNDDFQLTIKELSPALIDGFEIDKTPVQKVVFSNYKPLNGDIIFTEILSNPNKKGSKFLEIYNSTDKHIQIENFYISNSIDKNLKKIAPFLMKPDQYIAITKTVDALNKFYSVEGSYIEMPLPSIPKDNGKVCLLTPEKSIMDSVSYTSKMHFKWLKDRTGISLERIDVNRKSNENNWTSAAVKIGATPAMRNSQQINNETFVKRDFIYFENNVFSPNGDGIDDLLKIEYDIKEQSQARIYVLDDNSFIVKKIVENENLPSRGYVTWNGDTERGDRARQGIYIIFMEFTNHEGVSKRYHKACVLGL; from the coding sequence ATGATTAGAATATTATGTTTTTTGTTAGTATTTCCATGGCAGCTGTATTCTCAGGTTATAGATGATTTTTCTAATAAAGATATATCTACAAATCCTAGGTGGGAAGGCGAAAGGGATAAATTCAAAGTAAATGAACACGGTCAGCTACAACTAAATGATTTATCTAAATCTAAAAAAGCTTATCTGTGTACTGAATCTACTTTATCAAATCATATTATTTGGGAATTCTATTGCGCTTATAGCGGAAATCCCTCTTCTAGCAATAACACCCTTATATATCTGATCTCCGACAATCAAAATTTAACAGAGTCTCTCAATGGATTTTGCATAAAAATAGGAGGAGAAAGTGGAGTAAAAGACAAAATAAGTCTGTATAAACAAAAGGGTAAGATTAAATCGAAATTATTTCAATCTGATAATGGACAAAAGATTTTAAACTCTAAAAATAAATTATCTCTCAGACTTAGAATAACTTATACAGATGGGGCCTGGTCCTTTTTTGCAGATAAGGAAGGTGGAGAAAATTTTGTATCCATTGGCACTTATAGAGGGATTATAGATGTAAATCCAATGTATTTTGGCATTTTAGTTCAATTCTCTAAGACTAAGAATATGCATTTTTTCTTCGATGATATTTCTATAAGACAAGAGGGTAATTCGTCCACAGAGATTGAGCAAGTAAAAATTATAGGGGTAGACAGCATACAAATATCTCTATCTGATAAGGTTAAGAGAACGTCCGCTTTATCAAATAGCAATTATCAATTGAGCGAAATAGGTCCTCCAGCGAGTGTTATTTACAATGAAAAAGAGAAAAATATTAAACTTTATTTTTCAAAAATCATGACAGAGGGAAAGAGATATACTCTCCACATAAGAAATTTAGAAGGTGAAAATGGAAACAAAAACCCTGATTTTATAAAAAATAATCTCTTTTACGAATTGCCTGTTCCCAAACTAAATAGTATAGAAGTCTTAAATCCTAAGTTGTTAAAGTTGAATTTTAATATCCCCATACAAGAGGATCAAGTAGAGTTTAAATCAGATCTTTTGACTTTTGGCCTTCGATCTTGGAGCGATGAAAATAGAGTTCTAGAATTACACTTAAGTGATTCTTCCATTATCCCAAATAATATGTATTTGTTAGATGTGACAAAATTATTTTCTAAGAGAAAATCTAATTTTCCTGTAAAAAAAGCTGAGCCGCATAAAAGACAATTTCTGATAAAAATGCCAAAACCTCATATAAACAGCTTGAAAATAATGACAGACTCAACTTTTGTGATAAAGTTTTCTACACCTATGGATCCTATATCCGCTACAAATAGGAATAATTATATTCTTACAAACAATACTGTTGTGAACAAGGCCATATATAATAGAGAAAATCGTACAGTAGAAATATTACTCAACAAAAAGCTCTCTTCAAATATCTCTTATGATATAATCGTAAAACCAATTTTAGCAGAGAAATTCAAAGGATTTACAGGACTTAAAACTAGGAGTATAAAAACTAGTTTGTCGTTTAGAGTCTTAGACCTAAAAATACTTAAAGCTTCTTTTTTGTCTCCATCACAACTATCGATAGTTTTCAATATGGATATAAATAAAAACAGTGTTAAAGAGCAAAACGTCCTAATCGATAAAATGAAAGTAGCTTCTATTCATGTCAATAAACGTAGCATTACAATTGATGCGCTAGATGGAAATTTTGAGCTCAATACCAATTATAAAATAAAACTGAAAGGAATAGAGGCAAATGATATAAGCGGATTTAAAATCCCAAAATTAGATACGGTCATTTCAGTCATCAAGGAGATAGCTCCTCCATATTTACAGAAAATAGAACTGAAAGATCAAAGAATTGTTAAATTATTTTTCAATTGTGTATTGTCAGATTCATCACTTGATATTTCTAATTATACAGTTAATAAAAACATAGGCATGCCAAAAGAAGTTATTAAAAAAGGCAATATCCTATCCTTAGTTTTTGACGATAATTTTCCCAATGATGATTTTCAACTCACTATAAAAGAATTATCTCCAGCTCTCATAGACGGTTTTGAAATAGATAAAACACCTGTGCAAAAAGTAGTATTTTCAAATTACAAACCACTAAATGGAGATATTATTTTTACAGAAATTCTTTCTAATCCAAATAAAAAAGGGTCTAAGTTTTTGGAAATTTATAACTCTACTGACAAACACATACAAATAGAAAATTTTTATATTTCTAACTCTATTGATAAGAATCTTAAGAAGATAGCTCCTTTTTTAATGAAGCCTGATCAATACATAGCTATTACCAAAACCGTAGATGCCCTTAACAAATTTTACTCTGTGGAGGGATCTTATATAGAAATGCCTCTTCCTTCTATTCCTAAAGATAATGGCAAAGTATGTCTTTTAACACCTGAAAAATCAATTATGGACAGTGTGTCATATACATCAAAGATGCATTTCAAATGGCTAAAGGATAGGACGGGAATATCCTTAGAGCGAATAGATGTAAACAGAAAATCTAATGAGAATAATTGGACTAGTGCAGCAGTAAAAATAGGTGCTACTCCAGCCATGCGAAATTCTCAACAAATAAATAACGAGACTTTTGTGAAAAGGGATTTTATATATTTTGAGAATAATGTGTTTTCTCCCAATGGGGATGGAATAGATGATTTACTAAAAATAGAATACGATATCAAAGAGCAGTCTCAGGCTAGAATATATGTATTAGATGACAATAGTTTTATAGTGAAAAAGATAGTGGAAAATGAGAATTTACCATCTAGGGGATATGTCACTTGGAATGGAGATACCGAAAGAGGAGATAGAGCTAGACAAGGGATTTATATAATATTCATGGAGTTTACAAATCATGAGGGTGTAAGTAAAAGGTATCACAAGGCATGTGTATTAGGCTTATGA
- a CDS encoding BspA family leucine-rich repeat surface protein, whose protein sequence is MKSKILLFYLFVFQIMSFTSCTKEKKVENTSDEVKNSSDTVSLTSFSLKFDSDKNKDLSKDIKGVIDSKDSTKISVVLPYKKRELRKNLVPTIKFIGKKIEPDPSKITDFSKSVAFTITSEKGESKTYTVTVSLSEPSSENKILSFKFKADKNNGLSKDIEGVIDSEDSTKISVALPHSKGKLKTNLVPIIGFAGETIKPDPSKITDFTNPVAFTITSEKGESKTYTVTVSVLPENAENEILSFSITKPNGVKAKISTSIDKINSVISISVTDLSYYELAKITKIVPSIEISNLASISPNSNNIDLSKTEAVKYTVTAGNGETKDYTVTITHELKKFISKWKTTSNNEQIKLPIYDGGEYDFTVDWGDGSEKQKVTSHTGASHTYTTAGEYTVTITEKIEGFNFGKVFNCIRTNPYSFDKSSGDYPSPDCYNTDEIINISSWGDLKLLNSIEYTEDRKSKYYGSFEECSKLVTLPMEAPNLEGVTNIARMFSGAKAFNGNIGSWNVSKVTNMESMFLGAEAFNQNISSWNVSKVTNMESMFENATSFDQNIGIWNVSNVTNMVSMFKVATSFNGNIGSWNVSNVIHRLEMFYFAKNFNQDLSSWDLPYNGIQNFSLMFRRSGMPYIEGAANSKHPENKSE, encoded by the coding sequence ATGAAGTCAAAAATTTTACTGTTTTATTTATTTGTTTTTCAAATTATGTCCTTTACTTCTTGTACAAAAGAAAAAAAAGTAGAAAATACTTCAGATGAAGTAAAAAATAGTTCAGATACTGTTTCTTTAACTTCTTTCAGTTTGAAATTTGATTCTGATAAGAATAAAGATCTGAGTAAAGATATAAAAGGAGTTATCGATTCTAAAGATTCTACTAAGATATCTGTTGTTTTACCTTACAAAAAAAGAGAATTAAGAAAAAATTTAGTTCCTACAATAAAGTTTATAGGTAAAAAAATAGAACCTGACCCTAGTAAAATTACAGATTTTTCGAAATCTGTAGCTTTTACAATTACTTCTGAAAAAGGAGAATCTAAAACTTATACAGTAACTGTTTCTTTGTCGGAACCAAGCTCTGAGAATAAAATATTGTCTTTCAAATTTAAAGCTGATAAGAATAACGGTCTGAGTAAAGATATAGAGGGAGTTATTGATTCTGAAGATTCTACTAAGATATCTGTTGCTTTACCTCACAGCAAAGGAAAATTAAAAACAAATTTAGTTCCTATAATAGGTTTTGCAGGAGAAACAATAAAACCTGACCCTAGTAAAATTACAGATTTTACAAACCCTGTAGCTTTTACAATTACTTCAGAAAAAGGAGAATCTAAAACCTATACAGTAACTGTTTCTGTATTACCTGAGAATGCTGAAAATGAAATATTATCATTTAGTATTACAAAACCTAATGGCGTGAAAGCGAAAATATCGACAAGTATAGATAAAATAAATTCAGTCATATCTATATCAGTAACAGATTTATCTTACTATGAATTAGCAAAAATAACAAAGATAGTGCCGTCGATAGAGATTTCAAACCTTGCTTCTATATCTCCTAATTCTAATAATATAGACCTTTCAAAGACAGAAGCTGTCAAATACACAGTAACAGCAGGAAACGGAGAAACTAAAGATTACACTGTGACTATTACCCATGAGTTAAAGAAATTTATTTCTAAGTGGAAAACTACTTCAAACAACGAACAAATAAAATTGCCTATTTACGATGGTGGAGAATATGACTTTACAGTAGATTGGGGCGATGGTTCAGAAAAGCAAAAAGTTACTTCTCATACTGGAGCTTCACATACTTATACAACAGCAGGTGAGTACACCGTTACTATTACAGAAAAAATAGAAGGTTTTAACTTTGGTAAAGTCTTCAATTGTATAAGAACTAATCCTTATAGTTTTGATAAGTCTTCTGGTGATTATCCGAGTCCTGATTGCTATAATACAGACGAGATAATAAATATTTCATCTTGGGGTGATCTGAAATTACTCAACAGTATTGAATATACAGAAGATCGTAAATCTAAATATTATGGAAGTTTTGAGGAATGTTCCAAGTTAGTAACTTTACCTATGGAAGCGCCTAATTTAGAGGGGGTTACTAATATAGCGCGGATGTTTTCAGGAGCTAAAGCTTTCAATGGAAATATAGGCAGTTGGAATGTTTCTAAGGTTACTAATATGGAAAGTATGTTTTTAGGAGCTGAAGCTTTTAATCAAAATATAAGCAGTTGGAATGTTTCTAAGGTTACTAATATGGAAAGTATGTTTGAAAATGCTACATCTTTCGATCAAAATATAGGCATTTGGAATGTTTCTAATGTTACTAATATGGTAAGTATGTTTAAGGTCGCTACATCTTTCAATGGAAATATAGGCAGTTGGAATGTTTCTAATGTTATTCATAGGCTAGAGATGTTTTATTTTGCTAAAAATTTTAATCAAGATTTAAGTTCTTGGGATTTGCCATATAATGGAATTCAAAATTTTAGTTTAATGTTTCGACGTTCAGGAATGCCTTATATTGAAGGCGCTGCTAATAGCAAGCATCCTGAAAACAAATCTGAATAG
- a CDS encoding ABC transporter ATP-binding protein, whose amino-acid sequence MSSLYSLNKYYFRYKYRFLLGVFFVVGGNIFALVMPNLVGRLFDDISDVISGNLSKSEIIDSLIYLGLMVIAATFLRSFFLFMMRQTIIVMSRMIEYDIKNDIYSHYQKLSLNFYKQNRTGDLMNRITEDLSHVRMYLGPACMYSINLLTLILITISNMFRIDVILTLWSIIPLPFLSFIIYKVSDKINSKSEDIQKQLSSVFTFSQEIFSGIREIKSYAVEENTQRQFQKITKEGKVKNLSLVKIQALFFPSMVLLVGISNLLVVYVGGQRVMQGYITTGVIAEFIIYINILTWPIASVGWVASIIQKAEASQDRINEFLFQKPEIVNNTKERTKISGNITFDKVNLVYENTGIHALKDISFNIKGGEMLGVIGKTGSGRSTIVELITRLYETTSGRVYIDDTDISKINLDDLRQSIGYVPQESFLFSDTISENIRFGNKDVSQEEIEDISKKVSLHNDVMSFPDKYNTMIGERGITLSGGQKQRISIARAIIKNPKILILDDCFSAIDTKTEEDILSYLSFFFKSRTSIMITNRVSSIKKADQILVLANGEVLARGTHTELLENDLYRKFL is encoded by the coding sequence ATGAGTTCACTATATTCCTTAAACAAATATTATTTCAGATATAAATACCGTTTTTTATTAGGTGTTTTTTTTGTGGTAGGGGGAAATATTTTCGCCTTGGTAATGCCAAATTTAGTAGGTAGGTTATTCGATGATATATCAGATGTAATAAGTGGAAATTTATCTAAGTCAGAGATTATAGATTCTCTTATCTATCTGGGATTGATGGTTATAGCAGCTACGTTTTTGCGTAGTTTTTTTTTGTTTATGATGAGGCAGACTATAATAGTAATGTCCAGGATGATAGAATATGATATTAAGAATGATATTTATTCTCATTATCAAAAGTTATCGCTGAATTTTTATAAACAGAATAGAACGGGAGATTTGATGAATAGGATCACAGAAGATTTGTCTCATGTCAGGATGTATTTAGGTCCAGCGTGTATGTATAGTATAAACTTACTGACACTTATTTTGATCACCATTTCTAATATGTTTAGAATAGATGTGATTTTAACTTTGTGGTCGATTATTCCCCTTCCTTTTTTATCTTTCATAATATACAAGGTCAGTGATAAGATTAACTCCAAGAGCGAAGATATACAGAAGCAGTTATCGAGTGTTTTCACTTTTTCACAAGAGATCTTTTCTGGTATAAGAGAGATAAAATCATATGCTGTAGAGGAAAATACTCAAAGGCAATTCCAAAAAATAACCAAAGAGGGTAAGGTTAAAAATCTAAGTTTGGTAAAAATTCAAGCTTTATTCTTTCCATCTATGGTATTACTTGTAGGTATTAGTAATTTGTTAGTTGTGTACGTGGGCGGACAGAGGGTTATGCAAGGATATATTACAACTGGTGTTATAGCTGAATTTATCATATATATAAATATATTGACATGGCCGATTGCTAGTGTGGGATGGGTTGCTTCTATTATTCAAAAGGCGGAAGCTTCTCAAGATCGTATTAATGAATTTTTGTTTCAAAAGCCTGAGATTGTAAATAACACCAAAGAGAGAACTAAAATATCGGGAAATATAACATTCGACAAAGTCAATTTGGTATATGAAAATACAGGTATCCATGCATTAAAAGATATTTCCTTTAATATTAAAGGAGGAGAAATGTTAGGTGTAATAGGCAAAACAGGAAGTGGAAGATCTACTATAGTGGAGCTTATAACTAGATTATATGAAACTACAAGTGGAAGGGTATACATAGATGATACAGATATCTCAAAAATAAATTTAGATGATTTAAGACAGAGTATAGGTTATGTGCCCCAGGAATCATTTTTATTTTCGGATACCATAAGTGAGAATATAAGATTTGGCAATAAGGATGTGAGCCAAGAAGAGATAGAGGATATATCAAAAAAAGTGTCATTACACAATGATGTAATGAGTTTCCCAGATAAATACAATACTATGATAGGTGAGAGGGGAATAACTCTCTCTGGTGGACAGAAACAGAGAATATCCATAGCGAGGGCTATAATTAAAAATCCCAAAATATTAATATTAGATGATTGTTTCTCTGCCATAGATACTAAAACTGAAGAAGATATATTGTCTTATCTGAGTTTCTTTTTCAAAAGCAGGACATCTATAATGATTACCAATAGAGTTTCTTCAATAAAAAAGGCGGATCAGATATTGGTTTTAGCCAATGGAGAAGTGTTAGCACGAGGAACTCATACAGAGTTATTAGAAAATGAT
- a CDS encoding mannose-1-phosphate guanylyltransferase: MKNNRYCVIMAGGLGTRLWPFSTEQEPKQFTDILATGRTLLQHTFDRFSGIIPDGNFYVVTSVKYESLCLEQLPALEKKQILLEPEGKNTASCIAYASHKIKLNDKNANIVVSPADHLVLDIPKFKELILRGLDYVDRNKRILTIGVKPNVPSVNYGYIKINHDNDDYAQSDLKHVESFIEKPDLKTAKEFVENGNYFWNSGIFLWSADTIVSALEEYLPSINNKFLEGLDYFGTQREEEYIKEIYPQLENISVDYGIMENAENISMLIGDFIWSDLGTWKSVSEYFIIDEKGNATAHDNAVFYESENCIVHVGKEKTIVVEGLKNYVICETEKNISIRKIESEDKVKQVIEELKKRNSSEKNMV; this comes from the coding sequence ATGAAAAACAATAGATATTGTGTAATAATGGCAGGAGGCTTAGGAACTCGTCTATGGCCATTTAGCACTGAACAAGAGCCAAAGCAATTCACAGATATCTTAGCCACAGGACGTACTCTTTTACAACACACATTCGATAGATTTAGTGGGATCATACCAGATGGTAATTTCTATGTAGTTACTTCGGTGAAGTATGAGAGTTTGTGTTTAGAACAACTTCCAGCATTAGAAAAAAAGCAAATACTTTTAGAGCCAGAAGGCAAAAACACAGCTTCCTGTATCGCCTATGCAAGTCATAAGATAAAGTTAAATGACAAAAATGCTAATATTGTGGTATCGCCTGCCGATCATTTAGTTTTGGATATTCCCAAATTCAAAGAGTTAATACTAAGAGGGTTGGATTATGTAGATAGAAATAAGAGAATACTTACCATAGGTGTAAAACCTAATGTTCCAAGTGTAAATTACGGATACATAAAAATAAATCATGACAATGACGACTATGCCCAAAGTGATTTAAAACACGTAGAATCATTTATAGAAAAACCAGATTTAAAAACCGCTAAAGAATTTGTTGAAAATGGAAATTACTTTTGGAATTCGGGTATTTTTTTATGGTCTGCAGATACTATTGTATCTGCTTTAGAAGAATATTTACCTTCTATCAATAACAAGTTTTTAGAGGGATTAGATTATTTCGGCACCCAAAGAGAGGAGGAATACATAAAGGAGATATATCCACAATTAGAAAATATATCTGTAGACTACGGCATTATGGAAAATGCTGAGAACATATCTATGCTGATTGGAGATTTTATCTGGTCAGATTTGGGAACTTGGAAAAGTGTATCAGAATATTTTATAATTGATGAAAAAGGAAATGCCACGGCCCATGACAATGCTGTATTTTACGAATCTGAAAATTGTATAGTTCACGTGGGTAAAGAAAAAACAATAGTAGTGGAGGGACTCAAAAATTATGTAATCTGCGAAACAGAAAAAAATATTTCAATTCGAAAAATAGAAAGTGAAGATAAAGTAAAACAAGTAATAGAAGAGCTTAAAAAGAGGAACTCTTCGGAGAAAAATATGGTATAA
- a CDS encoding ChuX/HutX family heme-like substrate-binding protein has protein sequence MLDFFLSHWHRAFSVHDNTKGRDLHSLQFFSSTGQALHKIYLTPESSIDNYLSLVDKFRNENQEAYESVDKAEKNPKNNIETPKIDVEQFHKEWKGMQDTHEFMSICRKYKLDKIQAFKLAPSEHYANKIPNSAAVEVIQQVASKNIPVMIFVTNPGNIQIYTGEIQKTSFYKEWFNVLDPDFNLHLNADKISQAWVVRRPSGKDGEVSALEVFDEDENLIVQIFGKRKEGSLELESWKELLMKYSK, from the coding sequence ATCTTAGATTTTTTTTTAAGTCACTGGCATAGAGCTTTTTCTGTTCATGACAATACAAAAGGCAGGGATTTGCACAGTTTGCAATTTTTTTCTAGTACTGGGCAAGCTCTTCACAAAATATACTTGACACCAGAGAGCAGTATCGATAACTATCTCAGTTTGGTGGATAAATTTAGAAATGAAAATCAAGAGGCTTATGAGAGTGTTGATAAGGCTGAAAAAAATCCTAAAAATAATATAGAGACTCCTAAGATAGATGTAGAGCAATTCCATAAAGAGTGGAAAGGCATGCAAGACACACACGAATTTATGTCTATCTGTAGAAAGTATAAATTAGATAAAATTCAAGCTTTTAAGCTGGCTCCAAGTGAGCATTATGCTAATAAAATTCCTAATTCTGCAGCCGTCGAGGTAATACAACAAGTCGCTTCTAAAAATATTCCTGTTATGATTTTTGTAACTAATCCAGGAAACATACAGATATATACTGGAGAAATACAAAAAACTTCTTTTTACAAAGAATGGTTTAACGTATTAGATCCAGATTTTAATTTACATCTAAATGCTGATAAAATATCTCAGGCATGGGTAGTTAGAAGACCATCGGGTAAAGATGGGGAAGTATCGGCTTTGGAAGTTTTCGATGAAGATGAAAATTTAATAGTTCAAATATTTGGCAAACGAAAAGAAGGCAGTCTCGAATTAGAGTCTTGGAAGGAATTATTGATGAAATACAGCAAATAG